One window of the Selenomonadales bacterium genome contains the following:
- a CDS encoding DUF4367 domain-containing protein gives MTSTRAKLQAEYEHALFKVLLHDAAEQEGRALLEELDDAGHSPAHAPSELELKRFGKALDKRQRRQRQAAWQKAALSAARTTAISLLAATAVFVTAMTTVSAFRVRVMNLWMSVQPEYTSFQLRRVDGSQFHHSTIALNLSNDYVPTYVPQGYEVNSFAVNDGLKRIVFENHRTKTFIVYTEMDAASNLVVDTENATRFLEISINGHAGTLVVKNNMVTVIWSIGERMFMLKTQTTVDTAIRMARGVKFVE, from the coding sequence ATGACGAGCACAAGGGCGAAGCTGCAGGCAGAGTATGAACATGCCTTGTTCAAAGTGCTCTTGCACGATGCGGCCGAACAGGAGGGCAGGGCGCTGCTAGAGGAGCTAGACGACGCAGGCCATTCCCCCGCACATGCGCCGTCCGAACTCGAACTGAAACGGTTTGGCAAGGCACTAGACAAACGGCAGAGAAGGCAACGCCAAGCCGCTTGGCAAAAGGCTGCGCTGTCTGCCGCACGTACTACCGCGATATCGCTCTTAGCAGCCACGGCGGTATTTGTCACCGCTATGACCACCGTTTCAGCCTTTAGGGTACGCGTCATGAACCTATGGATGAGCGTGCAACCGGAGTACACTTCCTTCCAGCTAAGGCGGGTTGACGGCAGCCAGTTTCACCACAGCACCATAGCGCTTAACTTAAGCAATGATTACGTTCCCACGTATGTGCCACAAGGCTATGAGGTTAACTCCTTTGCCGTAAATGACGGCTTAAAGCGAATCGTGTTTGAAAACCATCGCACCAAGACCTTTATCGTCTACACCGAAATGGACGCAGCAAGCAATCTAGTCGTTGATACCGAGAATGCCACTCGCTTTCTGGAGATAAGCATCAACGGTCACGCAGGCACACTCGTAGTTAAGAACAACATGGTCACCGTCATTTGGAGCATAGGCGAGCGCATGTTTATGCTCAAAACCCAAACCACTGTGGATACTGCCATTAGAATGGCCCGGGGAGTAAAATTTGTCGAATAA